The genomic segment TAGGTCATTCCAAGGGCGGTAATAAGGCTATGTATACTGCAATACTCAGTGATAAAGTAACAAGATGTGTAAGTTTTGACGGTCAAGGATTCTCAAAAGACTTTATTGAGAAATACACTGGTGTGATAAGCGAAAAATCTTCCATAATTTCAAATTATTCTCTTAGCACAGATTTTGTACATATACTTCTTGAACAACTTCCGGGAACGCATCAGTACTACTGTGAAGGCTATGGGATTGATGATCCTCAGGGAGATGAGGGAAGTATTGTTGCTCAGAATCATAGCCCAAATTCATTTTTCAAAACTGATTCCAGCGGAATTGTAACGGAAGTTAACTATTCAGGACGCAATGCCCCTATATTTGACATTTCTACTGAAAACAGCAAAACAACATTACTAAAGAAGTATGTTACATACCTTTTGAGTTCAAAAAACAGAAGCGCTTATGATGCGTTGATTGATTATGTTGAGGATCTTTTGGATGCTATCCTTGACGGTAGTGATATTCAGGAAGCGATATTGGGGGATCTGCTTCAGCTTGGTACACTTATAGGGTATACAATTAGCTTTATTGAAAACGAAGAACTTAATCTCGATGATGCGAGAGAACTGCTTTATGCTCTTGGACTTGATAAGTGTGATACGACTGCTATAATCATTGAATCTTTGACGAATAAAGAGTTTAGTTATGATGATAATCCTAACAATGTACCGGGAATTATAAGCGGGATTTTAGGCTTTTTAGGCAATCAACTTACTGATGGTGAGGACGATTATCTGTTAAAATCGATAATATGGGATACGTTAGGCAATCATATCGATGACTATCTTGACGAGTATGATTTCTATTATCTTTGGAATACAATCGAAAGCAAGTACGAAGAAGCTCAGGAAAACGAAAATCTATATTATGACACAGATAATGGTCTAATACAGGACTGTGTCAATTATATGAAATCCAACGAATTCCGTAATCTTGTAAAGAATGATGCCCAGATTGATGACATAGTAGAGAATCTGGAAGCTTACCTTTCAGGTGGTTTATCAAATTTTGTATTGTATACGGTGATGATACAAGCTAAGTCACTTTTAGAAAAATATGACTATAGATTGAATTTAGGAGATGATAATGAAAATTATCGTGTGGGCATTAACCATAACTCAGTCTCTTTCCTCGGGCAGGGCGATGATATTTTCTTTGGTGGACGATACAAGGACATAATAATTGCTGGTTCTGGAGATGATTCTATCGCAGGCGGGCAGGGAAATGATATAATTCACGGTGGTTCTGGGAATGATTCACTTTACGGCGGTGACGGGAATGATGTTATCTATGGAGGAAACGGAAATGACACTGTCTTCGGTGGAGGCGGCAAAGACACAATCTACGGCGGTGCAGGAAATGATCATATTCACGGCGGTGCAGGTAATGATACCATTGATGGCGGTGCAGACAAGGATTTCATTCTGGGTGAAGCGGGCAATGATATCATAGACGGGGGAGCCGGGAATGACTATATAGATGGTGGTGCCGGCAACGATACTTTATATGGAAATACTGGTGAAGATGTGCTGTTTGGCCGTGAGGGCAAGGATACGCTGGACGGCGGATATGGAGATGACACACTCCGGGGCGGAGATCATGCAGATACATACTATTTCCGTAAATACAACGGCAGCGACACGATTTTTGACCAATATGGCGCAAACCTGATCATCTTTGAAGATATTGCGCCGGACGATCTCTCAATTTCCTACACTGGAGCATATCAGCAGGATCTGTGTTTTACTGTCGTATCTACCGGAAAAACGCTCACTATCCTTGACTATATGCATACAGCCGAGTATTTTAGATATCAATTTGAGGGCGAATCCGGCTACTATACCGTGAAAGACAGCGATGGTAATCTGTCTTTCTCTAAAATTGAAGGCAGTCATATGGGCGGAAGATATGATAGTCACTGGGACAAGCTGCATGACGATACCGGAAATGATAACAGCAGCAGATACAGTGCAGCAACTGTTGCACAGCCTCCGAGAGATCCGCTGGTCATTGACCTGGGCACTCCCGGAATTGCATTGACCACGATTGATGATGGTGTGTACTTTGATCTTGACAAAAACGGCTTTGCCGAAAAGACTGCGTGGATCGGCACAGAGGATGGATTCCTTGTTCTCGACAGAAACGGTAACGGCAAAATTGATGACGGTGGGGAACTGTTCAGCGATCAGGTCGAAATGAGCGACCACAGCCTTTCTACATCCGGCTTTGCCGCATTGTCCGAACTGGATGAGAACGGTGACGGTGTGATTGACAGCAAGGATTCTCAGTTTGCCAATCTGCAAGTATGGGTGGATGCGAATCATGATGGCAATTCAGAAAATGAATTGCATTCGCTGGAAGAACTGGGCATCACTTCTATTAGTCTGAATCATATCCAGACAGATACGGTTGATTCCGACACAGGGACAATTGTGACGGCATCTTCCGTTGTGACATTTGCAAATGGAACAGTCAGAGAAATCAGTGAGCATTGGTTCCAGATCAATTCGGCTGATACAGAGGAAATTACAGTAACCGATGTGGAAAATGATCTGACATCCTTCGGCAATATGCACAGCCTGTCTTATGCGCTTGAACATGATGAAAGCGGGGAACTCCAGAATCTTGTGGATTCTTTCAAGAATGCAGAAAGCTTTATTGAGAAGCGTGTGGCTGCAAGGAAGATCCTCTACTGCATCACCGGTTCTTCGGATATTGCAATCAAGTCCAGAGGCGGTGCAATCGATGCAAGAAGTCTGCATGTTCTCGAAACGATCATGGGCGTAGATTCCTTTGTTGGCGCAAATGGAAGCACCACACCAAATTCCAATGCTGCGGTCATTCTGAACCAGTTGTTTGCGGATTTTGACAGAACCTACTTTACTCTCCTGAACAAGGTTCTTGGTGAAGCGGATTATCTGGAAATGATAGAGGAAGAACCGAATGAGAACGGGAAGATTGTCCTGAACCTTGCACCGGTAGAAGAAGTTGTGGATCACTACATTTCTTTCGGCACGGATGTACGGGAAATGCTCTATAACATCGGCGTATATGTGAAAACATACGACAGCACATACGGAACAAATTATATGAGGGACTTTGTTTCTCATTATCCGGACTACGCTGCCGAGATCCAAGCAATGGTAAACGGCAATTTCGTCATCGGTACAAACGGAGATGATGCGCTGAACGGCTCCGGCGCACAGGATATTATCTGGGCTGAAGACGGAGACGACAGTATCAGCACGGGCACTGGTAATGACATCATCTACGGCGGCGCAGGCAATGATACGATCAACGCAGGCTCCAGGTGATGATGTAGTCTACGGCGATGCAGGCGATGATGCCATCATCGGCGGTGAAGGAAATGATCTTATCTATGGCGGCGATGGTAACGACACGATCGAAGGCAACACCGGAAACGATACGATTTACGGCGGCAGCGGAAATGACACGATCACCGGAAACGAAGGGGATGACATGCTCTACGGCGGGGATGGAAACGATATGCTGGACGGAGGCGAAGGAAATGACATCCTTGACGGCGGAGAAGGAGATGATTCTCTCAGCGGCGGTACAGGAGACGACACGCTTTCTGGCGGCGATGGCGATGATACCTATTACATCAATGCTGACCACGGTAACGATACAATTTACGACTCCGAAGGACGCAGCACACTTGTGTTCGGCGATGAGCTGAGTGCGGAGGACTACGCATTGCGTATTGACATTCACAGCGGCATTTCGCTTGTCCATCACGAGACCGGAGAGACGATCTCTATTCCGGATTTCATCAATATGCCCGAATACTATGACTTCACATTTGATGGTGAAGCGCAGATCATTGGCGGCGGCGATTCTCGTCAGGTTATCGAAGGTACGGATGAAGACGATGTCATTACAGGTGGCAGCGGATTCAATATTATCAAAGGCGGTGATGGTAATGATACCATCACAGGTGGTGACAACCTCAACTTCATCTACGGCGGAGACGGTGACGACACTATCACTGGTGGCAATGGCATAAATATCATTCGCGGCGAAGGCGGAGATGATACAATTACAGACGGAACCGGCGACGGTTATCTGGATGGTGGCGACGGAAACGATACAATCCACGCTGGCGCAGGCAATGATATTTTGATTGGCGGTGCCGGAAACGACCGGCTCTTCGGCGAAGACGGGGATGATGTAATCGCAGGAAACGATGGGGATGATTATCTTTCAGGCGGAGACGGCAATGATACACTCTATGCAGATGCCGGAAATGACGAACTCCACGGCGGTAACGGTAATGATTCCCTGTTTGGCGGGGACGGCGACGATACCCTCTACGGCGATGCCGGAGATGACTATCTGGAAGCCGGGAACGGTACGGATACATTGTATGGCGGCACAGGAAATGACATCTTTGTCGGCGGTGAAGGCATCAACTATATCTATGGTGAGGATGGCAACGATACCTTCTATGGCGGAAATGGTTTGAACTATATGTATGGCGGAGACGGTGATGATAACTTCACTGGCGGAGAGCTTGCTGATTACATCGAAGGCGGTGCCGGCAATGATACCATGAACGGCGGAAATGGCAACAATGAGATGTACGGCGGCGATGGTGACGACTACA from the Ruminococcus champanellensis 18P13 = JCM 17042 genome contains:
- a CDS encoding Mbeg1-like protein — protein: MGHSKGGNKAMYTAILSDKVTRCVSFDGQGFSKDFIEKYTGVISEKSSIISNYSLSTDFVHILLEQLPGTHQYYCEGYGIDDPQGDEGSIVAQNHSPNSFFKTDSSGIVTEVNYSGRNAPIFDISTENSKTTLLKKYVTYLLSSKNRSAYDALIDYVEDLLDAILDGSDIQEAILGDLLQLGTLIGYTISFIENEELNLDDARELLYALGLDKCDTTAIIIESLTNKEFSYDDNPNNVPGIISGILGFLGNQLTDGEDDYLLKSIIWDTLGNHIDDYLDEYDFYYLWNTIESKYEEAQENENLYYDTDNGLIQDCVNYMKSNEFRNLVKNDAQIDDIVENLEAYLSGGLSNFVLYTVMIQAKSLLEKYDYRLNLGDDNENYRVGINHNSVSFLGQGDDIFFGGRYKDIIIAGSGDDSIAGGQGNDIIHGGSGNDSLYGGDGNDVIYGGNGNDTVFGGGGKDTIYGGAGNDHIHGGAGNDTIDGGADKDFILGEAGNDIIDGGAGNDYIDGGAGNDTLYGNTGEDVLFGREGKDTLDGGYGDDTLRGGDHADTYYFRKYNGSDTIFDQYGANLIIFEDIAPDDLSISYTGAYQQDLCFTVVSTGKTLTILDYMHTAEYFRYQFEGESGYYTVKDSDGNLSFSKIEGSHMGGRYDSHWDKLHDDTGNDNSSRYSAATVAQPPRDPLVIDLGTPGIALTTIDDGVYFDLDKNGFAEKTAWIGTEDGFLVLDRNGNGKIDDGGELFSDQVEMSDHSLSTSGFAALSELDENGDGVIDSKDSQFANLQVWVDANHDGNSENELHSLEELGITSISLNHIQTDTVDSDTGTIVTASSVVTFANGTVREISEHWFQINSADTEEITVTDVENDLTSFGNMHSLSYALEHDESGELQNLVDSFKNAESFIEKRVAARKILYCITGSSDIAIKSRGGAIDARSLHVLETIMGVDSFVGANGSTTPNSNAAVILNQLFADFDRTYFTLLNKVLGEADYLEMIEEEPNENGKIVLNLAPVEEVVDHYISFGTDVREMLYNIGVYVKTYDSTYGTNYMRDFVSHYPDYAAEIQAMVNGNFVIGTNGDDALNGSGAQDIIWAEDGDDSISTGTGNDIIYGGAGNDTINAGSR
- a CDS encoding calcium-binding protein; the protein is MIRSTQAPGDDVVYGDAGDDAIIGGEGNDLIYGGDGNDTIEGNTGNDTIYGGSGNDTITGNEGDDMLYGGDGNDMLDGGEGNDILDGGEGDDSLSGGTGDDTLSGGDGDDTYYINADHGNDTIYDSEGRSTLVFGDELSAEDYALRIDIHSGISLVHHETGETISIPDFINMPEYYDFTFDGEAQIIGGGDSRQVIEGTDEDDVITGGSGFNIIKGGDGNDTITGGDNLNFIYGGDGDDTITGGNGINIIRGEGGDDTITDGTGDGYLDGGDGNDTIHAGAGNDILIGGAGNDRLFGEDGDDVIAGNDGDDYLSGGDGNDTLYADAGNDELHGGNGNDSLFGGDGDDTLYGDAGDDYLEAGNGTDTLYGGTGNDIFVGGEGINYIYGEDGNDTFYGGNGLNYMYGGDGDDNFTGGELADYIEGGAGNDTMNGGNGNNEMYGGDGDDYIYGGDGDDYIYGGNDDDYIEGGNGDDHLYGGNGVNTIYGGAGNDIIYSGDHGSFLYGGDGNDRIYAGGGADVLDGGAGNDYLQGDHGGDTYIFGIGYDIDTINASADLNTIRIHGYTVADMHNTRMANNDLVIDFGEGTGDRLVIQGFFNFNSNRDFNFVFDDETVLGQYDIQAASAPIIGTDADEWLAIQGNDGGVIHAGAGNDGLSGGSGNDELYGEAGNDTLYGNDGNDMLDGGAGNDSLNGGNGEDTYIFAKGYAQDTINEWGSDHSIVMLTDINSDEITVSDQWGSNLLISVNGTDDVLTISNFKWGQSTFTFKFADGAEGYVDKDTWQLVLTKQPDEIEDTEQVNAELLESLYADDTCLSDLLTDGSTVITDMTESTVLTDENDDISDVTDIQAMLLAENMSAFGNNDQISDSVNITDITVDTSLTDSLLVGALQ